A section of the Diabrotica virgifera virgifera chromosome 8, PGI_DIABVI_V3a genome encodes:
- the LOC126889364 gene encoding calphotin-like, with the protein MVSKIIVLAAILAYAHAGVLSGSPVISAYSSPLVSQTVVPSPIVSSPLIARSLPIGLAAPAPLLTRSLGPVVSSPLLAPSVGPVLSAPLLTRSVGPIVSSPLLAPSVGPVISAYSAAPWGGIAPLSAPLAAPLSAPVAAPWAAPW; encoded by the coding sequence ATTATCGTTCTCGCCGCCATTTTGGCTTATGCTCACGCTGGAGTACTATCTGGCAGCCCCGTTATCTCAGCATATTCTTCACCACTCGTATCACAAACAGTTGTGCCTTCACCCATTGTATCATCACCACTCATTGCTAGATCTTTACCGATTGGACTAGCAGCTCCAGCTCCTCTGCTCACCAGAAGCTTAGGACCAGTTGTCTCTTCACCACTACTTGCACCTTCAGTTGGACCTGTTCTTTCTGCTCCTCTACTCACTAGAAGCGTAGGACCAATTGTCTCTTCACCACTACTTGCACCTTCAGTTGGACCTGTAATTTCTGCTTACTCTGCTGCTCCATGGGGAGGCATTGCTCCATTATCAGCTCCCTTAGCTGCACCATTATCAGCTCCAGTAGCTGCACCATGGGCGGCTCCATGGTAG